One part of the Oncorhynchus clarkii lewisi isolate Uvic-CL-2024 chromosome 7, UVic_Ocla_1.0, whole genome shotgun sequence genome encodes these proteins:
- the LOC139413741 gene encoding NCK-interacting protein with SH3 domain-like isoform X1 produces MYRSLYAFRSAEPNSLHFGSGESFLILERSNKHWWLGSRCSSGETGYVPASYIERIQAPEQDEVLQSIDRAIEGIHNLAMKNGGKYNLEQRDMLQKLIHHRKETLSRRSPTPSSPKQGLSSSTSELSLSYTPQPPNGISRTMSESTDNVQGLYQVPPQPRRAAPITPPPPEKLRASRHPAESSIPPPTGPAPAAGTGLSPSVSSASLDSGSSHSVVSSDVSLPSVASTPPPVPSRVKPPPPPPDDLPPSDPSPQPDPSKKGPAPQPQPQPTHPPQPSTEDQSEIDWPLAPPSVAESPPSSPTHSEPVPRTTGAELIELVRRNTGLSYDLSRVAVGVVVGHLQTTLPQASSAFEKVLLSLVESKDQSSALPQGQVCHDEQRLEVILGDLGRHFDDSQQRSWALHEDHSLIACYLEELLKILTDADPEVCKKMCRANHSEPVLSLVTYYQMEHRVSLRLLLLKVFGAMCSLDSALISTLLNSILPMELARDLQTDTQEHQKMCYTALVLTMIFSMGEQVPYHHYEHLNASFVQFLLDVVEDGLPSDPTEQLPDLCVNLILAFNLHLIVPSSNVIMQTVVKKNVKIFSEKIVLLLNRGDDPVCVFKHAPPAPHSVLKFPQDVFASRDSSDIFYRTDMMVMIDIAVRCISDLSPGDKLRMEYLSLMHSIIRSTDYLEHLHRLSDLQGALQRILREEDNSGADEGGATAKQMDKLIVQEMYKEFPQISES; encoded by the exons ATGTATCGGTCTCTGTATGCCTTCCGATCTGCGGAGCCCAACTCGCTCCACTTCGGGTCCGGCGAGAGCTTTCTGATCCTGGAACGCAGCAACAAACACTGGTGGCTCGGCTCACGCTGCAGTTCGGGCGAGACAGGCTACGTTCCCGCGTCTTACATCGAAAGGATTCAG GCTCCAGAGCAGGATGAGGTTTTACAGTCTATCGACCGGGCCATCGAAGGGATCCATAACTTGGCCATGAAGAACGGGGGCAAATACAACCTGGAGCAGCGAGACATGCTACA GAAGTTGATCCATCACAGGAAGGAGACCCTGTCAAGGCGAAGTCCAACTCCATCCAGTCCTAAGCAGGGCCTGTCCTCCTCTACCAGCGAACTGTCCCTCAGCTACACCCCTCAACCACCCAATGGGATCAGCCGCACAATGTCAGAGAGTACCGACAATGTGCAGGGGCTTTACCAG GTGCCTCCTCAGCCCCGTCGTGCAGCACCCATAACTCCGCCTCCTCCTGAGAAACTAAGAGCCAGCCGACACCCAG cagAGTCATCCATTCCTCCTCCTACTGGCCCTGCCCCTGCTGCAGGGACTGGCCTGTCCCCCTCTGTCAGCTCTGCCTCCCTGGACTCTGGTTCCTCCCACTCTGTGGTGTCCTCTGATGTCAGCCTTCCAAGCGTTGCCAGCACCCCGCCCCCAGTGCCAAGCCGTGTGaagcccccaccccctcctccagaCGACCTACCTCCCTCTGACCCCTCTCCCCAGCCAGATCCCTCAAAGAAGGGCCCCGCACCCCAACCTCAACCTCAGCCCACTCACCCACCACAGCCCAGCACTGAGGACCAATCAGAAATCGACTGGCCTCTTGCCCCGCCCTCTGTCGCTGAAAGCCCCCCCAGCAGCCCCACTCACTCAGAGCCTGTGCCCAGGACAACCGGGGCGGAGCTTATAGAGCTGGTGAGGAGGAACACGGGCCTGAGTTACGATCTGTCTCGGGTAGCGGTGGGTGTGGTCGTGGGTCACCTGCAAACTACCTTACCTCAAGCCTCATCTGCCTTCGAGAAAGTCCTCCTCTCATTGGTAGAGAGCAAG GATCAGAGTTCGGCGTTGCCACAGGGACAAGTGTGTCACGATGAACAGCGCCTGGAGGTCATCTTAGGCGACCTTGGCCGTCACTTTGACGACTCTCAGCAGCGCAGCTGGGCCCTTCACGAAGACCACTCTCTCATTGCATGTTACCTGGAGGAGCTGCTGAAGATACTG ACGGATGCAGATCCAGAGGTGTGTAAGAAGATGTGCAGGGCCAACCACTCAGAGCCAGTGCTGTCATTAGTGACCTATTACCAGATG GAACACCGAGTGTCTCTACGTCTGCTGTTGCTCAAGGTGTTTGGGGCGATGTGTAGCCTGGACTCTGCCCTTATCTCCACCCTCCTCAACTCCATCCTGCCCATGGAGCTGGCCAGAGacctgcagacagacacacagg AACATCAGAAGATGTGCTACACAGCCTTGGTCCTGACTATGATCTTCTCTATGGGGGAGCAGGTGCCCTATCACCATTATG AGCACTTAAATGCTAGTTTTGTTCAGTTCCTGCTAGATGTGGTTGAGGACGGTCTTCCCTCTGACCCCACAGAGCAGCTCCCTGACCTCTGTGTCAATCTCATCCTGGCCTTTAACCTGCACCTCATAG TGCCCAGCAGCAACGTGATAATGCAGACTGTAGTCAAGAAGAACGTGAAGATTTTCTCTGAGAAAATAGTGCTTCTACTAAACAGAGGAG atgaCCCTGTGTGTGTCTTTAAACATGCTCCCCCTGCCCCACACTCAGTACTTAAGTTCCCGCAGGATGTCTTTGCCAGCCGAGACTCTTCAGACATCTTCTACCGCACGGacatgatggtgatgatagacaTCGCTGTTCGATGCATCTCTGACCTCTCACCTGGGGACAAG
- the LOC139413741 gene encoding NCK-interacting protein with SH3 domain-like isoform X2 — translation MYRSLYAFRSAEPNSLHFGSGESFLILERSNKHWWLGSRCSSGETGYVPASYIERIQAPEQDEVLQSIDRAIEGIHNLAMKNGGKYNLEQRDMLQKLIHHRKETLSRRSPTPSSPKQGLSSSTSELSLSYTPQPPNGISRTMSESTDNVQGLYQVPPQPRRAAPITPPPPEKLRASRHPESSIPPPTGPAPAAGTGLSPSVSSASLDSGSSHSVVSSDVSLPSVASTPPPVPSRVKPPPPPPDDLPPSDPSPQPDPSKKGPAPQPQPQPTHPPQPSTEDQSEIDWPLAPPSVAESPPSSPTHSEPVPRTTGAELIELVRRNTGLSYDLSRVAVGVVVGHLQTTLPQASSAFEKVLLSLVESKDQSSALPQGQVCHDEQRLEVILGDLGRHFDDSQQRSWALHEDHSLIACYLEELLKILTDADPEVCKKMCRANHSEPVLSLVTYYQMEHRVSLRLLLLKVFGAMCSLDSALISTLLNSILPMELARDLQTDTQEHQKMCYTALVLTMIFSMGEQVPYHHYEHLNASFVQFLLDVVEDGLPSDPTEQLPDLCVNLILAFNLHLIVPSSNVIMQTVVKKNVKIFSEKIVLLLNRGDDPVCVFKHAPPAPHSVLKFPQDVFASRDSSDIFYRTDMMVMIDIAVRCISDLSPGDKLRMEYLSLMHSIIRSTDYLEHLHRLSDLQGALQRILREEDNSGADEGGATAKQMDKLIVQEMYKEFPQISES, via the exons ATGTATCGGTCTCTGTATGCCTTCCGATCTGCGGAGCCCAACTCGCTCCACTTCGGGTCCGGCGAGAGCTTTCTGATCCTGGAACGCAGCAACAAACACTGGTGGCTCGGCTCACGCTGCAGTTCGGGCGAGACAGGCTACGTTCCCGCGTCTTACATCGAAAGGATTCAG GCTCCAGAGCAGGATGAGGTTTTACAGTCTATCGACCGGGCCATCGAAGGGATCCATAACTTGGCCATGAAGAACGGGGGCAAATACAACCTGGAGCAGCGAGACATGCTACA GAAGTTGATCCATCACAGGAAGGAGACCCTGTCAAGGCGAAGTCCAACTCCATCCAGTCCTAAGCAGGGCCTGTCCTCCTCTACCAGCGAACTGTCCCTCAGCTACACCCCTCAACCACCCAATGGGATCAGCCGCACAATGTCAGAGAGTACCGACAATGTGCAGGGGCTTTACCAG GTGCCTCCTCAGCCCCGTCGTGCAGCACCCATAACTCCGCCTCCTCCTGAGAAACTAAGAGCCAGCCGACACCCAG AGTCATCCATTCCTCCTCCTACTGGCCCTGCCCCTGCTGCAGGGACTGGCCTGTCCCCCTCTGTCAGCTCTGCCTCCCTGGACTCTGGTTCCTCCCACTCTGTGGTGTCCTCTGATGTCAGCCTTCCAAGCGTTGCCAGCACCCCGCCCCCAGTGCCAAGCCGTGTGaagcccccaccccctcctccagaCGACCTACCTCCCTCTGACCCCTCTCCCCAGCCAGATCCCTCAAAGAAGGGCCCCGCACCCCAACCTCAACCTCAGCCCACTCACCCACCACAGCCCAGCACTGAGGACCAATCAGAAATCGACTGGCCTCTTGCCCCGCCCTCTGTCGCTGAAAGCCCCCCCAGCAGCCCCACTCACTCAGAGCCTGTGCCCAGGACAACCGGGGCGGAGCTTATAGAGCTGGTGAGGAGGAACACGGGCCTGAGTTACGATCTGTCTCGGGTAGCGGTGGGTGTGGTCGTGGGTCACCTGCAAACTACCTTACCTCAAGCCTCATCTGCCTTCGAGAAAGTCCTCCTCTCATTGGTAGAGAGCAAG GATCAGAGTTCGGCGTTGCCACAGGGACAAGTGTGTCACGATGAACAGCGCCTGGAGGTCATCTTAGGCGACCTTGGCCGTCACTTTGACGACTCTCAGCAGCGCAGCTGGGCCCTTCACGAAGACCACTCTCTCATTGCATGTTACCTGGAGGAGCTGCTGAAGATACTG ACGGATGCAGATCCAGAGGTGTGTAAGAAGATGTGCAGGGCCAACCACTCAGAGCCAGTGCTGTCATTAGTGACCTATTACCAGATG GAACACCGAGTGTCTCTACGTCTGCTGTTGCTCAAGGTGTTTGGGGCGATGTGTAGCCTGGACTCTGCCCTTATCTCCACCCTCCTCAACTCCATCCTGCCCATGGAGCTGGCCAGAGacctgcagacagacacacagg AACATCAGAAGATGTGCTACACAGCCTTGGTCCTGACTATGATCTTCTCTATGGGGGAGCAGGTGCCCTATCACCATTATG AGCACTTAAATGCTAGTTTTGTTCAGTTCCTGCTAGATGTGGTTGAGGACGGTCTTCCCTCTGACCCCACAGAGCAGCTCCCTGACCTCTGTGTCAATCTCATCCTGGCCTTTAACCTGCACCTCATAG TGCCCAGCAGCAACGTGATAATGCAGACTGTAGTCAAGAAGAACGTGAAGATTTTCTCTGAGAAAATAGTGCTTCTACTAAACAGAGGAG atgaCCCTGTGTGTGTCTTTAAACATGCTCCCCCTGCCCCACACTCAGTACTTAAGTTCCCGCAGGATGTCTTTGCCAGCCGAGACTCTTCAGACATCTTCTACCGCACGGacatgatggtgatgatagacaTCGCTGTTCGATGCATCTCTGACCTCTCACCTGGGGACAAG